AATGGATAAAGAAATCTACCTATCTGACTACTCATATCACCTACCCCCCGAAAAAATACCTCTCTTTCCCAACCCAGATAAACATAAAACAAATCTTTTATTATATCAACATACAACAATATCTCATCATAGTATAGAAAATATAATAGAACTCATTCCTCCCAATGCCTCTCTTTTTTTTAATGAAACTAAAGTTATACCTGCTAGACTCCTTTTTACAAAAGAAACAGGGGCAAGTATAGAAATCTTTCTCCTACGCCCATCATCTGCAACCCAAAATGAAGCATTAGAATCTCATTCTGCAAACAAATGGAATTGTTTGATAAAGAATAAAAAAAAATGGAAAGAAAAACAACTCTTCTTAGAAAAGCAAACAACATTTGGGAAAACTATACTCTGTGCCGAAAGAACAGAACTAGAAAATGAAATTCTATTTCAATGGAATCAAAACATTTCTTTCTTAGAAATACTCCGTATTTTTGGAAATATACCTCTCCCCCCGTATATAAAACGCCCCCCTACAAAAAATGATACGAATGACTACCAAACTATTTTTAGCAAAAACAATGGATCGGTGGCTGCCCCCACCGCAGGGCTGCATTTTACAAAACATATCTTGGAAGAATTAGAAAAAAAACAAATCCCACTCCATTTTTTAACCCTACACATAGGAGCAGGTACCTTTCTTCCTATAAAAACAGAAAATGTAAAGCATCACACAATGCATACAGAACACATCATCATACAAAAAAAAAATATATTACACCTTTTGAACAGTAAATATAACATTGCTGTAGGAACTACCTCTCTCCGAACATTAGAAAGTATGTATTGGTATGGAGCAATGTTATTGGAAAACCCCAATGCACGATTCTTTATTCCTAAACTTTACCCATATAATAATACTCATAATCACATAGAAAAAGAAAAAGCAATAGAAGCAGTTATCATGAAAATGGAAAAAGAAAAAACAGATATTTTACAAGGGGAAACGGAAATTTTTATATTCCCCGGATACCATTTTAAGATGGTGCAAGGACTCATTACAAACTTTCACCAACCCTCCTCTACTCTTATTTTGCTCGTAGCAGCTTTTGTAGGTGATGATTGGAAAAAAATATACCAAGAAGCACTCCAAAACGATTATAAATTTTTGAGCTATGGGGATGCTTCTTTGCTCATACCATAAGGATAATCTACTCTCTTCCACCATACCCAAATCTTCTCAAAAGTTTTTCACTCTTTCTCCAATTTTTTTCTACTTTCACAATGGTACTTAAAAAAACATGTTTTTTGAGAAAAAATTCTATATCTTTCCTCGCCTGTATCCCTAAATTTCTTAATCTTACCCCTCTATTACCTATTAAAATTCCTTTTTGAGATTCCCTTTCTACGTAGATATACGCCTCTATTTTTACAATTGACTCATGGTCTTGGTAAGAATTTATAAATACCTCACAACAATAAGGAACTTCTTTTTCATAGATTAAAAAAATTTTTTCTCGTATTATATCCGCACATAAAAACCGCTCTGTTTTATCTGTCAATTCGTCTTCTAAAAAGTAAGGAGGATGCTCGGGAAGATGCTGTAGTATCATTTCTAACAATACATTTACATTTTTGTTTTTAAGAGCCGACACAGGAACGATAGGAAAAGAACCTACATC
The DNA window shown above is from Chitinophagaceae bacterium and carries:
- the era gene encoding GTPase Era, whose translation is MDSQQFKSGFVSFIGKPNAGKSTLMNILVGEKISIVTPKAQTTRHRILGISNTADYQIVYSDTPGIIQPVYSLQKSMMKFVDTAISDSDILVFLMDINEIDDAQNKEILERLKKHKTPVFIVLNKIDICSDNGLQEKVKLLIEDVGSFPIVPVSALKNKNVNVLLEMILQHLPEHPPYFLEDELTDKTERFLCADIIREKIFLIYEKEVPYCCEVFINSYQDHESIVKIEAYIYVERESQKGILIGNRGVRLRNLGIQARKDIEFFLKKHVFLSTIVKVEKNWRKSEKLLRRFGYGGRE
- a CDS encoding S-adenosylmethionine:tRNA ribosyltransferase-isomerase — its product is MDKEIYLSDYSYHLPPEKIPLFPNPDKHKTNLLLYQHTTISHHSIENIIELIPPNASLFFNETKVIPARLLFTKETGASIEIFLLRPSSATQNEALESHSANKWNCLIKNKKKWKEKQLFLEKQTTFGKTILCAERTELENEILFQWNQNISFLEILRIFGNIPLPPYIKRPPTKNDTNDYQTIFSKNNGSVAAPTAGLHFTKHILEELEKKQIPLHFLTLHIGAGTFLPIKTENVKHHTMHTEHIIIQKKNILHLLNSKYNIAVGTTSLRTLESMYWYGAMLLENPNARFFIPKLYPYNNTHNHIEKEKAIEAVIMKMEKEKTDILQGETEIFIFPGYHFKMVQGLITNFHQPSSTLILLVAAFVGDDWKKIYQEALQNDYKFLSYGDASLLIP